Sequence from the Paenibacillus tundrae genome:
TTATTTCGCTCATCAAAAGTATGAGTCTGCATATCCTGATCAAGCTTATCTAGCACGTCATGTGAAAGAAGTTTTTTATCCATAATTAAGATTGCTAATAATCTGGGTAAATACTCTTCGGTTGACCAGAGTTCCATAGCTAGCTCGTGATCTTTTTTAATCTCCTTCGCGATTTTTCGTAAGTCACCTAGCTTCGTTTGGCTATTGATCTGTGATAGGATGTCTGCTGCTTTTGAAGAACGCTTCATTTCTGAACCTTCATTCTTACTCATTTGACACCACAACTCCTTTATTAGAGAATTGTTTCAACAATATACCGCAAATAAATGTGTTAAACTACAACGAGAAGTGCCTATCTATAAGAAAAAATGCTACACAAACGGATGTAGGCAGATTATACGCCATATATTGAGAAAGGGATCGCCATGAATAGTTCTCTGAAGCAACTTACGCAGTCATTATTAGTACCCGTCATTCCCGGTGGAATCATTACTATTCTTATATTTGTTTTGGATTACTTTCAATTCGAACTTGTTGAAAAATTTCTACTATATGCGGCTTTCGTCATTGTACCTCTTGTTATCTTGCTTTTGAAATATGACGAAAAGAATAAACAGCAACGAATGGTTTATACTGTTATGAAATGGCTTCAATTTCCCGCAGCGCTTCTTACCCTGGCCTCTGTAATGAGCAGTAAGATGTGGGGATTAGAAAGCACAGCAATACCAGGGATTCTCTCCCTTGGGTGGCTACTGTTCACATTACTACTTGGCATCTATGGCTTGACCATCATTGTGATTGCTAAAGGAAAAGCAGCGGAAATAGCGATCGGCGCGGGGCTCGTTTATTTTTTTATCGGGGGAATATGGTTTACCTTATATCAATATCAAGTTGACCTCTTCCAAGCCAATCCTTCAACACACGCATTAAGTTCGGTTCACTTTCATTTCTCATCTGCGATCGTTCCGATTTTTATTGGTGCACTGGGACGGATCATGACGAAAAAAAGCTGGTATCCCTGGGTCGTTGCCATTGATATCATTGGCCCCATATTGATTGCGATTGGTATGATTTTCTCCAAGCCCATTGAATACATTGGTGTCACGTTATTCGCCTGTAATATTGTAGTTTACACTGCTTATCTCCTTGCTTACTTGAGGAAAAACGCTTTGGATATTAAGGCAACCTTCTTTTTAGGCCTTTCCTGCCTAGCCTTTTATACGGTTGTGGTTATTTCCATGTTCTATCCGTTACTTAAGAATATGTTTTCATTAACCATACTCGATTTCATTCCCATTTATGGATCTCTGCATGCGTTTGGTTTTGTCTTATGTGGGCTGATTGGATGGGTGTACATGGTGGACTTCATTAAGAAAAAGAGGAGTGTCCTGGAGAATAGATAAGGTTGATACATCGTAATGAGTGATTACATACAGAAACAAGCGGTCTTCATCCTGTTACCCTTGCTACAACATGAATTAGCGAACGCGATTTTTAGACTAACCTATCGGCTATAATGAAGTAGTTCAGCCAGGTTCGTGCTATAATGGTGTTCACATAAACAACATTCATCATCTGCCGAGATGGCGATGATTAAGGAGATTGAATTTTGACGAACAACCATGATATTGGAGCAGTTAACGAATTACCGGAAAACTTTGAAGAGCTCAAACGAGCGGCTAATCGGTCTTCAAGCTGGAGAGACAGACTGAATGCAGTGAACGAATTGGGAAACTGGGATACAGCCCCTACCATTAAATTGCTGCAAAATGTTTTGAAGAATGATCAAGTGTTTCAAGTGCGCGAAGCCGCATATCGCAAGCTCAAGCAGTTGGATGAAGATGTACAAATGCCTGTCCAGAACAAAGGCGATCTGTTTAAAGGTCTTAACAAAATTTTGCTGCGAATTAAAAAAAGCCTTCCTGAAGGTCACACATTTGAGCAATTTAAAGAAAAACTGCAAAAAACACGTCTGGATATCTATGATACTTACGAGGGCAACAAAGATGCTGAGTTCGACTCCTGGCTCCATGGAATTTGGGAGACACTAGGTCGAAGATAGCCACCGTTCATCGTATAATAGCTGATTACAAAGCCACTTCAAAAAATGGAGTGGCTTCTTTATTTATTGTTAAATTTGATTGCTATCAGAGTTTATCTCACTCTGTAGCACGTTGAAGGTTGGATGCTATTTACTATGTTTGCTACCTGTCTAATTGATCTAACAAAAAAAACGCTCTGTCTACTGATTCTTAAGATCAGTAAACAAAGCGCAGAGTTTGAGTCTACATTCAATTTCACATGTACATTCTCTCTATGATGCGAAGTTGTGCACTGTAAGATTTATTCAGGTATATAAGGAAGATCCAATGTCTTCGGAACGTTGATGACATGCTTTTCTGTATACGTGCGGATGCCTTCCGCGCCATATTCACGGCCAATACCAGATTGCTTGAAGCCGCCAAAAGGGAACCGAACGTCGAGCCCCTGTACAGCAGCTGTATTGATCATGGTCGTTCCAGCTTCGAGTTGACGTGCGACGGAGATGGCATCCTCTTCTTTCCCCCACACAGAACTCGTCAATCCATATATGCTTTCATTGTGTAGATGAATAACCTGCTCTTCATCGTCAAATGGCAGAATCGGAACCGTAGGACCAAACTGTTCCTCCACGACAATCGGATCATGAACATCACAATCTAAAACAAGCGTAGGTTGTAGATAGTAGCCTTGTTCAAACAGCTTCTGATCAAGAATTTGACCGAGAGGGATGACCTTAGCCCCGCGCTTTTGCGCATCTTCAACCAAACCTTGCACATAATCTCTCTGCTTCAGGTTATTAACTGGCCCTACCGTCGTATTAGAATCGAATGGATCGCCAATTCGAATCCAGCGATTTGCCGCCTCTATATATTTTTCCACAAATTCATCATAGATAGAACGGTGTACATATACACGTTTGGCGATCATACAGATCTGGCCTGCTGTCAAGAAATTTGATATAACTATCCGGCGCATTGCTCGCTCATCATGAACATCAAAGCTTTCCAAGAAGATAGCCGCATCATTACCACCAAGCTCCAGCGTCATATCCTTAATCGTTTCCGAGGCAGCTTTGATAATATGCTTCGCTGTTGCGGTTCCACCTGTAAAGGTGATTTTAGACACAAGAGGATGACTAGTCAGTTCAACGCCCACATCGGCATCCCCATAAACGACATTGATTACACCAGCCGGGAACTCACTCGCAATAATCTCTGCCACTTTCGCCGCGGCCAGTGGTGCAAATGGGCTTGGTTTGAGCACAATCGTGTTGCCTGCAAGTAAGGCAGGAGCGATCTTAATCGTAGATAGAGCAATAGGGTAGTTCCATGGACTAATCGCTGCCACTACACCGATTGGATCATAAGAAAGAATCGTTTTACCATGGTCATGCTCTTGGATCTCTTCTTGTAGAGCCGATTTAGCTTCATTACAAGCAAACTCCATCCACATTAACGATACATAAATTTCACCGTGTGCATCATACAGAGGCTTGCCATGCTCTCTGGACAGCAAATGCACAATTTCATTCTCAGCTGCTCTAATCTTCTCGATCGCCTTGCGCATCATAATAATGCGTTCGTCAATGGAGGTCTGCTTCCAAGTTTTAAAAGCTCCTGCCGCCGCTTCAATCGCTTCAACCGCTTGTTCTTTCGTAGTGATAGGAAAATAGCCTACGATCTCCGTTGGGTTGGTTGGGTTCTCTTTTGCTAACTGCGAAAGGGATTTTACATTTTGACCATTAATAAACGCTTCAACGATAACTGTCTCTTGGTCTGCTTGTATCGTCATTTTACATCCCCTCCGTTATATAAATGGAACGAAAAAATATTTACACTAGCCACTCCAATGACAGAATAACCTTCCGATCGCTGTTATCCCCAGATTTTTGTGATTCCTTTTTTATAAGGTAAAATCCGGGTATAAAGGCGAGCGCTTCGCTTCTTCAGGTTTTTTCTGCCCTCTCCGTTTTGTGTAAATGTTTAGTTAAATTTATTTATAGCTATTAATTCCATACTTCTTCTGCAATCTCTTTGACATAACGAAGTTTGCGCCATTGTTGTTCTTCCGTTAAAATATTGCCTTCTTCTGTAGACGAGAAGCCACATTGTGGGCTCAAACAGAGTTGCTCAAGGGGTACATAGGTTGCCGCCTCTGCGATCCGAGCTTTAATTTGTTCTTTGTCCTCTAGCTCACCTGATTTGGATGTCAATAAACCAAGCACAATTTTCAAATCTTTACGATTTACATATTTTAATGGCTCGAAACTACCTGAGCGTTCATCATCAAATTCTAAAAATAATCCATCTACATTTAAGCCGCCAAAGATAACTTCAGAAGCGTAATCATAACCACCCGTTGAGAAGTAGTTCGATTTATAGTTACCCCGACAAATATGCATCGTCACCACTAAATCTGCCGGTTTATGAGCCAACGTTTCGTTAATCATGCGCTGCATCGTTTTCAACTCTTCCGCCGGTTCCAGACCTTTAGCACGTAGCTTATCGTGACCAGCTTCTGAGAACAGATCTGCCCAAGCGGTATCATCTAATTGCAGGTATCGACATCCCGCATCATAGAAGGCCTGAATAGCTTTTTGATACGCGGCAATCGTATCCTGAAGGAATTGCTCTCTGTCCGTATAGATATTGGCGCCATTCTCCAATCTGTATAGGAGCATATTAGGACTTGGAATGGTCTGTTTCGCCACCGCATCACCTGCATGCTTTTTCAAAAACTTAAAATGCTCAACAAAGGGATGCGTAGAGAAACCCACTTTACCTACCACACGAATCCCGCCCTTGCGAGTCTGCATGTTATGGAACTGAGGTCCATCAATTTCCTCATATAGTTCTACGCCATCCAAGCCGCCCAGAAAGTCAAAGTGCCACCAGCTTCTACGGAATTCACCATCCGTAACTGCGAATACGCCATTTTCCTTTTGCTTTTCAATAATTCGAATAATCTCTTTATCTTCCACAGTTCTTAATTCTTCATATGTGATGTTGCCTGATTTATATTGTTCACGTGCCTGACTTAAGTTTGCAGGACGTAGAAAGCTACCTACATGATCGTTACGAAATGGTATCATAAAAAAATCTCCTTCTTACTTTTAGTTTCCTGAGTATAGCATGATCGAAATGATTACATGTTATATGAAAAAAACATGGCTGGTTATAGCTTTTAACAATAGCAAA
This genomic interval carries:
- a CDS encoding YndJ family transporter; translated protein: MNSSLKQLTQSLLVPVIPGGIITILIFVLDYFQFELVEKFLLYAAFVIVPLVILLLKYDEKNKQQRMVYTVMKWLQFPAALLTLASVMSSKMWGLESTAIPGILSLGWLLFTLLLGIYGLTIIVIAKGKAAEIAIGAGLVYFFIGGIWFTLYQYQVDLFQANPSTHALSSVHFHFSSAIVPIFIGALGRIMTKKSWYPWVVAIDIIGPILIAIGMIFSKPIEYIGVTLFACNIVVYTAYLLAYLRKNALDIKATFFLGLSCLAFYTVVVISMFYPLLKNMFSLTILDFIPIYGSLHAFGFVLCGLIGWVYMVDFIKKKRSVLENR
- a CDS encoding HEAT repeat domain-containing protein, producing the protein MTNNHDIGAVNELPENFEELKRAANRSSSWRDRLNAVNELGNWDTAPTIKLLQNVLKNDQVFQVREAAYRKLKQLDEDVQMPVQNKGDLFKGLNKILLRIKKSLPEGHTFEQFKEKLQKTRLDIYDTYEGNKDAEFDSWLHGIWETLGRR
- a CDS encoding aldehyde dehydrogenase family protein, encoding MTIQADQETVIVEAFINGQNVKSLSQLAKENPTNPTEIVGYFPITTKEQAVEAIEAAAGAFKTWKQTSIDERIIMMRKAIEKIRAAENEIVHLLSREHGKPLYDAHGEIYVSLMWMEFACNEAKSALQEEIQEHDHGKTILSYDPIGVVAAISPWNYPIALSTIKIAPALLAGNTIVLKPSPFAPLAAAKVAEIIASEFPAGVINVVYGDADVGVELTSHPLVSKITFTGGTATAKHIIKAASETIKDMTLELGGNDAAIFLESFDVHDERAMRRIVISNFLTAGQICMIAKRVYVHRSIYDEFVEKYIEAANRWIRIGDPFDSNTTVGPVNNLKQRDYVQGLVEDAQKRGAKVIPLGQILDQKLFEQGYYLQPTLVLDCDVHDPIVVEEQFGPTVPILPFDDEEQVIHLHNESIYGLTSSVWGKEEDAISVARQLEAGTTMINTAAVQGLDVRFPFGGFKQSGIGREYGAEGIRTYTEKHVINVPKTLDLPYIPE
- a CDS encoding 5-methyltetrahydropteroyltriglutamate--homocysteine S-methyltransferase is translated as MIPFRNDHVGSFLRPANLSQAREQYKSGNITYEELRTVEDKEIIRIIEKQKENGVFAVTDGEFRRSWWHFDFLGGLDGVELYEEIDGPQFHNMQTRKGGIRVVGKVGFSTHPFVEHFKFLKKHAGDAVAKQTIPSPNMLLYRLENGANIYTDREQFLQDTIAAYQKAIQAFYDAGCRYLQLDDTAWADLFSEAGHDKLRAKGLEPAEELKTMQRMINETLAHKPADLVVTMHICRGNYKSNYFSTGGYDYASEVIFGGLNVDGLFLEFDDERSGSFEPLKYVNRKDLKIVLGLLTSKSGELEDKEQIKARIAEAATYVPLEQLCLSPQCGFSSTEEGNILTEEQQWRKLRYVKEIAEEVWN